Proteins from a single region of Streptomyces glaucescens:
- a CDS encoding DedA family protein — MTTLALGPSWLDPNYLLDTFGIWGLLLIVFAESGLLIGFFLPGDSLLFTAGLLITSKQLDFPLWAAIVLICVAAIVGDQVGYMFGKKVGPALFTRPDSRFFKQENVTKAHEFFEKYGPKSLVLARFVPIVRTFTPIIAGVSGMRYRSFLIFNVVGGVLWGAGVTLLGSWLGNIDFVKKNIEAILILIVLISVVPIIIEFWRARSQNKKAARQEPAGTPQHPYRAQPQQQPAYPVMDDATTQLRRIPPAEQQQPYPQQNQPQYPQQQYGYDPQGHDQRAYGRPAYDGQGHDEQYSQQGHDQRGHGGQYPQQQPHTDSQYPQQQPYPYDRNQGY; from the coding sequence GTGACGACGCTCGCTCTCGGACCCAGCTGGCTGGATCCGAACTACCTGCTCGACACCTTCGGGATCTGGGGCCTGCTCCTCATCGTCTTCGCCGAGTCCGGCCTGCTCATCGGCTTCTTCCTGCCCGGTGACTCGCTGCTGTTCACCGCGGGCCTGCTGATCACCTCCAAGCAGCTGGACTTCCCCCTGTGGGCGGCCATCGTGCTGATCTGCGTCGCCGCCATCGTCGGTGACCAGGTGGGCTACATGTTCGGCAAGAAGGTCGGACCCGCGCTCTTCACCCGCCCCGACTCCCGCTTCTTCAAGCAGGAGAACGTCACCAAGGCCCACGAGTTCTTCGAGAAGTACGGCCCGAAGTCCCTGGTCCTGGCCCGTTTCGTGCCCATCGTGCGCACCTTCACGCCGATCATCGCCGGCGTCAGCGGCATGCGGTACCGGTCCTTCCTGATCTTCAACGTCGTCGGCGGCGTCCTCTGGGGCGCGGGCGTCACCCTGCTCGGCTCCTGGCTGGGCAACATCGACTTCGTCAAGAAGAACATCGAGGCGATCCTGATCCTGATCGTCCTGATCTCGGTCGTCCCGATCATCATCGAGTTCTGGCGCGCCCGCTCCCAGAACAAGAAGGCCGCGCGGCAGGAGCCCGCCGGGACCCCGCAGCACCCGTACCGGGCCCAGCCGCAGCAGCAGCCCGCGTACCCGGTCATGGACGACGCCACCACGCAGCTGCGGCGCATCCCCCCGGCCGAGCAGCAGCAGCCGTACCCCCAGCAGAACCAGCCGCAGTACCCGCAGCAGCAGTACGGCTACGACCCGCAGGGCCACGACCAGCGCGCCTACGGCCGGCCGGCCTACGACGGGCAGGGCCACGACGAGCAGTACTCCCAGCAGGGCCACGACCAGCGGGGCCACGGCGGGCAGTACCCCCAGCAGCAGCCGCACACCGACAGCCAGTACCCGCAGCAGCAGCCCTACCCGTACGACCGGAACCAGGGCTACTGA
- a CDS encoding threonine/serine ThrE exporter family protein, producing MTDAEDRKPQSDEARMAFTPPAGVEVGDSESETTSEFALPVGLDVPHPAGAEYEGSAFVPPSTYSAREAPAFTPAAGIPAVSLTKDAPWQDRMRTMLRMPVTERPAPEPVQKAEEGGPAVPRVLDLTLRIGELLLAGGEGAEDVEAAMFAVCRSYGLDRCEPNVTFTLLSISYQPSLVDDPVSAARTVRRRGTDYTRLAAVFQLVDDLSDPETQISLEEAYRRLAEIRRNRHPYPTWVLTSASGLLAGAASVLVGGDLIVFVAAALGAMLGDRLAWLCAGRGLPEFYQFTVAAMPPAAIGVALTVAHVDVAASAVITGGLFALLPGRALVAGVQDGLTGFYITAAARLLEVLYFFVGIVVGVLVVLYFGVQLGAQLNPEAALGSREQPLVQTGASMLLSLTFAVLLQQERSTVLAVTLNGGVAWVVYGAMHYTGGLSPVASTAVAAGLVGLFGQLMSRYRYASALPYTTAAIGPLLPGSATYFGLLAIAQNDVDGGLGSLTKAAALAMAIAIGVNLGSEVSRMFLRGAGRGRKAAKRTRGF from the coding sequence GTGACGGACGCGGAGGACCGCAAGCCGCAGTCGGACGAGGCGAGGATGGCGTTCACGCCGCCCGCCGGGGTCGAGGTCGGGGACAGCGAGTCGGAGACGACGTCCGAGTTCGCGCTCCCCGTCGGCCTGGACGTCCCGCATCCGGCGGGCGCGGAGTACGAGGGGTCGGCGTTCGTCCCGCCCAGCACCTACAGCGCCCGGGAGGCGCCCGCGTTCACCCCGGCCGCCGGGATACCGGCGGTCAGCCTGACCAAGGACGCGCCGTGGCAGGACCGGATGCGCACGATGCTGCGCATGCCGGTGACCGAGCGGCCCGCGCCGGAGCCGGTGCAGAAGGCGGAGGAGGGCGGCCCGGCCGTTCCGCGCGTGCTGGACCTGACGCTGCGCATCGGGGAGCTGCTGCTGGCGGGCGGTGAGGGCGCGGAGGACGTCGAGGCGGCGATGTTCGCGGTGTGCCGGTCGTACGGCCTGGACCGCTGCGAGCCGAACGTCACCTTCACGCTGCTGTCGATCTCGTACCAGCCGTCCCTGGTCGACGATCCGGTGTCGGCGGCGCGGACCGTGCGGCGGCGGGGGACGGACTACACGCGGCTCGCGGCCGTCTTCCAGCTCGTCGACGATCTCAGCGACCCGGAGACGCAGATCTCCCTGGAGGAGGCCTACCGGCGGCTCGCCGAGATCCGCCGCAACCGGCACCCGTACCCGACCTGGGTGCTGACCTCGGCGAGCGGGCTGCTCGCGGGCGCGGCCTCGGTGCTGGTCGGCGGTGACCTGATCGTGTTCGTCGCGGCGGCGCTGGGCGCGATGCTCGGCGACCGCCTGGCCTGGCTGTGCGCTGGGCGCGGGCTGCCGGAGTTCTACCAGTTCACGGTCGCCGCGATGCCGCCCGCCGCGATCGGGGTGGCGCTCACCGTCGCGCACGTCGATGTGGCGGCGTCCGCCGTGATCACCGGTGGGCTGTTCGCGCTGCTGCCGGGGCGGGCGCTGGTGGCGGGCGTGCAGGACGGGCTGACCGGCTTCTACATCACCGCGGCGGCGCGGCTGCTGGAGGTCCTGTACTTCTTCGTCGGCATCGTGGTCGGCGTGCTGGTGGTGCTGTACTTCGGTGTGCAGCTCGGGGCCCAGCTCAACCCTGAGGCCGCGCTGGGCAGCCGGGAGCAGCCGCTGGTGCAGACCGGCGCGTCGATGCTGCTGTCGCTGACGTTCGCCGTGCTGCTCCAGCAGGAACGGTCCACCGTGCTCGCGGTGACCCTCAACGGCGGTGTCGCGTGGGTGGTCTACGGCGCCATGCACTACACCGGCGGTCTGTCGCCGGTGGCCTCCACGGCGGTGGCGGCGGGTCTGGTCGGGTTGTTCGGGCAGCTCATGTCGCGGTACCGGTACGCGTCGGCGCTGCCGTACACGACCGCGGCGATCGGGCCGCTGCTGCCGGGTTCGGCCACCTACTTCGGGCTGCTGGCGATCGCGCAGAACGATGTCGACGGGGGGCTGGGGTCGCTGACCAAGGCGGCGGCGCTGGCGATGGCCATCGCCATCGGGGTGAACCTCGGGTCGGAGGTGTCCCGGATGTTCCTGCGGGGCGCCGGCCGCGGGCGCAAGGCGGCCAAGCGGACGCGGGGATTCTGA
- a CDS encoding inorganic diphosphatase translates to MEFDVTIEIPKGSRNKYEVDHETGRIRLDRRLFTSTAYPTDYGFVENTLGEDGDPLDALVILDEPTFPGCLIRCRAIGMFRMTDEAGGDDKLLCVPATDPRVEHLRDIHHVSEFDRLEIQHFFEVYKDLEPGKSVEGANWVGRTDAEAEIERSYKRFKEQGGH, encoded by the coding sequence GTGGAGTTCGACGTCACGATCGAGATTCCGAAGGGTTCGCGCAACAAGTACGAGGTGGACCACGAGACCGGTCGGATCCGCCTGGACCGCCGTCTGTTCACGTCGACGGCGTACCCGACGGACTACGGCTTCGTCGAGAACACCCTCGGCGAGGACGGTGACCCGCTGGACGCGCTGGTCATCCTGGACGAGCCGACCTTCCCCGGCTGCCTCATCCGCTGCCGGGCGATCGGCATGTTCCGGATGACCGACGAGGCCGGCGGCGACGACAAGCTGCTGTGCGTCCCGGCCACGGACCCGCGGGTGGAGCACCTGCGCGACATCCACCACGTGTCCGAGTTCGACCGCCTGGAGATCCAGCACTTCTTCGAGGTGTACAAGGACCTGGAGCCCGGCAAGTCGGTCGAGGGCGCCAACTGGGTGGGCCGTACGGACGCCGAGGCCGAGATCGAGCGGTCCTACAAGCGCTTCAAGGAGCAGGGCGGTCACTGA
- the dacB gene encoding D-alanyl-D-alanine carboxypeptidase/D-alanyl-D-alanine-endopeptidase: protein MVVPELRPWRAVRPRLARITEAVRPRLARAVEATGPRVARLARAASPQVTRITRVKTWQYTAGAATAGLALAAGVVTAAGPWDSGQRTAERDRAAAAGQPGGASHGGSGRGGANGTGPRPAPSAASVLTGLGGVTAAGLPDREALADVLDPLLASGALGGRRSAAVVDVATGTRLYATGADQALTPASTTKIATAVAALSALGADHRLDTRAVYEPDTEELILVGGGDPTLTADRDAEGRASLRTLAARTAAALEKRDVRAVTLSYDTTLYAGDDLHPIGVNDNIARVTALMADEARTDGSTSGPAPRHADPAAEATRTFADLLAAEGIETTPPGPSKATGRAQTLATVSSPPLSALVERMLTHSDNDLAEALARHTALATGERADFAGAGRAVERRLKKLGLPTRGAVIKDGSGLNRDGRLTAALLTRLLTEAADPARPELRATLTGLPVAGFTGTLTGRYGDGAAGLVRAKTGTLTGVNALAGTVVDASGRVLAFAFLGSDTTDPVAAQTALDRAATALAECGCG, encoded by the coding sequence GTGGTCGTGCCCGAGCTGAGGCCTTGGCGGGCCGTGAGGCCGCGTCTGGCGCGGATCACGGAGGCCGTACGGCCCCGTCTCGCCCGTGCCGTCGAGGCGACGGGGCCGCGGGTCGCGCGGCTGGCGCGGGCCGCGTCACCGCAGGTCACGCGGATCACGCGGGTGAAGACCTGGCAGTACACCGCGGGTGCCGCCACCGCCGGTCTGGCGCTGGCCGCCGGCGTGGTGACCGCCGCGGGGCCCTGGGACTCGGGCCAGCGTACGGCCGAGCGCGACCGCGCGGCCGCAGCCGGACAACCGGGTGGCGCATCTCACGGCGGCTCCGGCCGGGGCGGCGCGAACGGCACCGGACCCCGCCCCGCCCCCAGCGCCGCGTCCGTGCTCACCGGACTGGGCGGGGTGACGGCCGCCGGGCTCCCGGACCGCGAGGCCCTCGCCGACGTCCTGGACCCGCTCCTCGCGAGCGGCGCGCTCGGCGGGCGCCGGTCCGCCGCGGTCGTCGACGTCGCCACCGGCACCCGGCTCTACGCCACCGGCGCCGACCAGGCGCTCACCCCCGCCTCCACCACCAAGATCGCCACCGCCGTGGCCGCGCTGTCCGCCCTCGGCGCCGACCACCGCCTGGACACCCGCGCCGTCTACGAACCCGACACCGAGGAACTGATCCTGGTCGGCGGCGGCGACCCCACCCTCACCGCCGACCGCGACGCCGAGGGCCGCGCGAGCCTGCGCACCCTCGCCGCCCGCACCGCCGCCGCGCTGGAGAAGCGGGACGTCCGCGCGGTGACCCTGTCGTACGACACCACCCTGTACGCCGGCGACGACCTCCACCCCATCGGCGTCAACGACAACATCGCCCGCGTGACCGCCCTCATGGCCGACGAGGCCCGCACCGACGGCTCCACCAGCGGACCCGCCCCGCGCCACGCCGACCCCGCCGCCGAGGCCACCCGCACCTTCGCGGACCTCCTGGCCGCCGAGGGCATCGAGACCACACCGCCCGGCCCGTCCAAGGCCACCGGCCGCGCGCAGACCCTCGCCACCGTCTCCTCGCCCCCGCTGTCCGCGCTCGTCGAGCGGATGCTGACCCACAGCGACAACGACCTCGCCGAGGCCCTCGCCCGGCACACCGCCCTCGCGACCGGCGAGCGCGCCGACTTCGCCGGGGCGGGCCGCGCCGTCGAGCGGCGGCTGAAGAAGCTCGGCCTGCCCACGCGAGGCGCCGTCATCAAGGACGGCAGCGGCCTGAACCGCGACGGCAGACTGACGGCCGCCCTGCTCACCCGGCTCCTCACCGAGGCCGCCGACCCCGCCCGGCCCGAGCTGCGCGCGACCCTCACCGGGCTCCCCGTGGCCGGCTTCACCGGCACCCTCACCGGCCGCTACGGCGACGGCGCGGCGGGCCTCGTACGCGCCAAGACCGGCACCCTGACCGGAGTGAACGCCCTCGCGGGCACCGTGGTCGACGCGTCCGGCCGCGTCCTCGCCTTCGCCTTCCTCGGCTCGGACACCACCGACCCGGTTGCGGCCCAGACGGCCCTGGACCGCGCGGCCACCGCCCTGGCGGAATGCGGCTGCGGCTAG
- a CDS encoding zinc-dependent metalloprotease encodes MTSIGGTAPGMVDWNLAVATATRLVRPGPEVSRDEARAVVAELRRHAKASEEHVRGFTRMGTEDTHDTPVLVVDRPGWVRANVAGFREILRPLLEKMQERRGSSPGGAVLGAVGGKVTGVELGMLLSFLASRVLGQYETFAPATRDLPAGAAGGGRLLLVAPNIVHVERELDVPPHDFRLWVCLHEETHRTQFTAVPWLRDHLEGEIQSFLAETDVDPMTVLERVREAAQTLAGGRPEAEEDDGGRSLVELVQTPAQREILGRLTAVMSLLEGHADFVMDGVGPAVVPAVGEIREKFQQRRAKGASRLDLALRKLLGLDAKLRQYRDGERFVRAVVDQVGMDGFNHVWTSPNTLPTKAEIAKPADWIARVHRRSET; translated from the coding sequence ATGACGAGCATCGGTGGCACCGCACCCGGCATGGTCGACTGGAACCTCGCGGTGGCGACCGCGACCCGGCTCGTACGGCCGGGCCCGGAGGTCAGCCGCGACGAGGCCCGCGCCGTCGTCGCGGAACTGCGCCGGCACGCCAAGGCCTCGGAGGAACACGTCCGGGGCTTCACCCGGATGGGCACCGAGGACACCCACGACACACCCGTCCTCGTCGTCGACCGCCCCGGCTGGGTCCGGGCCAACGTCGCCGGCTTCCGCGAGATCCTCCGGCCGCTGCTGGAGAAGATGCAGGAACGCCGCGGCAGCAGCCCCGGCGGAGCGGTCCTCGGCGCGGTCGGCGGCAAGGTCACCGGCGTCGAGCTGGGCATGCTGCTGTCCTTCCTGGCCTCCCGCGTCCTCGGCCAGTACGAGACCTTCGCCCCCGCCACCCGCGACCTCCCCGCCGGTGCGGCCGGCGGCGGCCGGCTGCTGCTCGTCGCCCCGAACATCGTCCACGTCGAACGCGAACTCGACGTACCCCCGCACGACTTCCGGCTCTGGGTGTGCCTGCACGAGGAGACCCACCGGACGCAGTTCACCGCCGTGCCCTGGCTGCGGGACCACCTGGAGGGTGAGATCCAGTCGTTCTTGGCGGAGACCGACGTCGACCCCATGACCGTCCTCGAACGTGTCCGCGAAGCCGCCCAGACGCTCGCCGGCGGCCGCCCCGAGGCCGAGGAGGACGACGGCGGGCGGTCCCTGGTCGAGCTCGTGCAGACCCCCGCCCAGCGGGAGATCCTGGGCCGCCTCACCGCCGTGATGTCCCTCCTGGAGGGCCACGCCGACTTCGTGATGGACGGCGTCGGCCCCGCGGTCGTCCCGGCCGTCGGCGAGATCCGCGAGAAGTTCCAGCAGCGCCGCGCCAAGGGCGCCTCCCGCCTCGACCTCGCCCTGCGCAAGCTCCTCGGCCTCGACGCCAAGCTGCGGCAGTACCGCGACGGCGAACGGTTCGTCCGGGCCGTCGTCGACCAGGTCGGCATGGACGGCTTCAACCACGTGTGGACCTCCCCGAACACCCTGCCCACCAAGGCGGAGATCGCCAAACCGGCGGACTGGATCGCACGGGTGCACCGCCGGAGCGAAACCTGA
- the tilS gene encoding tRNA lysidine(34) synthetase TilS encodes MGPHPAVAAIRLAVRRVLHDILNDHSLPQQAGAALPTGTPPRSGAEAPSPPLVLVACSGGADSMALASALAFEAPRLGIRAGGVTVDHGLQPGSDLRAAEVCLRLRELGLDPVESTAVTVGREGGPEAAARDARYAALDHAAERHGAAAVLLGHTRDDQAETVLLGLARGSGIRSLSGMAAVSGAGGRYRRPFLELDRQTARKACMMQSLPVWDDPHNADPAYTRSRLRHEGLPALEKALGKGVVEALARTAQLSRDDADALDTWARQAEATVRDAAGLLECAKLYALPPAVRRRILRRAAIEAGAPAGSLFARHIEEVDRLITGWRGQGAINLPGKVVAQRQGGRLVIRQG; translated from the coding sequence ATGGGTCCCCATCCTGCGGTCGCGGCGATACGCCTGGCGGTCCGCCGCGTCCTTCACGACATCCTCAACGACCACAGCCTCCCCCAGCAGGCCGGGGCCGCGCTCCCCACGGGCACCCCGCCCCGCTCCGGCGCAGAGGCCCCGTCCCCGCCGCTCGTCCTCGTCGCCTGCTCCGGCGGCGCCGACAGCATGGCCCTCGCCTCCGCCCTCGCCTTCGAAGCGCCCAGACTCGGCATCCGCGCGGGCGGCGTCACCGTCGACCACGGCCTCCAGCCCGGCTCCGACCTGCGCGCCGCGGAGGTCTGCCTGCGCCTGCGCGAACTCGGACTCGACCCCGTCGAGTCCACCGCCGTCACCGTGGGCCGCGAGGGCGGCCCCGAAGCCGCCGCCCGCGACGCGCGGTACGCCGCGCTGGACCACGCCGCCGAACGCCACGGCGCCGCCGCCGTCCTGCTCGGCCACACCCGCGACGACCAGGCCGAGACCGTGCTCCTCGGCCTCGCCCGCGGCTCCGGCATCCGCTCGCTGTCCGGAATGGCCGCGGTCTCGGGGGCCGGCGGCCGTTACCGGCGCCCCTTCCTCGAACTCGACCGGCAGACCGCCCGCAAGGCCTGCATGATGCAGTCCCTGCCCGTCTGGGACGACCCGCACAACGCCGACCCGGCCTACACCCGCTCCCGGCTGCGCCACGAAGGACTGCCCGCCCTGGAGAAGGCCCTCGGCAAAGGCGTCGTCGAAGCCCTCGCCCGGACGGCCCAGCTCTCCCGCGACGACGCCGACGCCCTCGACACCTGGGCCCGCCAGGCCGAGGCCACCGTCCGTGACGCCGCGGGTCTCCTGGAGTGCGCCAAGCTCTACGCCCTGCCGCCCGCCGTACGCCGCCGGATCCTGCGCCGCGCCGCCATCGAGGCCGGCGCACCGGCCGGTTCCCTCTTCGCCCGCCACATCGAGGAAGTCGACCGGCTGATCACCGGCTGGCGCGGCCAGGGCGCCATCAACCTGCCCGGCAAAGTCGTCGCCCAGCGGCAGGGTGGCAGACTGGTGATTCGGCAAGGCTGA
- the hpt gene encoding hypoxanthine phosphoribosyltransferase translates to MRVDAKDMGADLQQVLITKEEIDAKLTELAAKIDAEYEGKDLLIVGVLKGAVMVMADLARALSTPVTMDWMAVSSYGAGTQSSGVVRILKDLDTDIKGKHVLIVEDIIDSGLTLSWLINNLGSREPASLKVCTLLRKPDAAKVAIDVEWVGFDIPNEFVVGYGLDYAEKYRNLPFVGTLAPHVYGG, encoded by the coding sequence ATGCGGGTGGACGCGAAAGACATGGGTGCCGACCTCCAGCAGGTGCTCATCACCAAGGAAGAGATCGACGCCAAGCTGACCGAACTGGCGGCGAAGATCGACGCGGAGTACGAGGGCAAGGACCTGCTGATCGTCGGCGTGCTCAAGGGCGCGGTGATGGTCATGGCCGACCTCGCGCGGGCGCTGTCCACCCCCGTCACCATGGACTGGATGGCCGTGTCCTCCTACGGCGCGGGCACCCAGTCCTCCGGCGTGGTGCGGATCCTCAAGGACCTCGACACCGACATCAAGGGCAAGCACGTCCTGATCGTCGAGGACATCATCGACTCCGGCCTGACTCTGTCCTGGCTGATCAACAACCTCGGCTCCCGCGAGCCCGCCTCGCTGAAGGTGTGCACGCTGCTGCGCAAGCCGGACGCCGCCAAGGTCGCCATCGACGTCGAATGGGTCGGTTTCGACATCCCCAACGAGTTCGTCGTCGGCTACGGCCTGGACTACGCCGAGAAGTACCGCAACCTGCCGTTCGTCGGCACCCTGGCGCCCCACGTCTACGGCGGCTGA
- the ftsH gene encoding ATP-dependent zinc metalloprotease FtsH yields the protein MDVKRYFRGPVMWIVLAVLAVVVLMQVVGSSGGYKTVDTGQVVQAINDNKVEQAKLTTGDEQIIKVQLKDGVKIEGSSKIQASYIGDQGVTIASTLQNKYQEKQIPDGYTVSPSKQNPIVGILLSLLPFVLIVVVFLFLMNQMQGGGSRVMNFGKSKAKLITKDTPKTTFADVAGSDEAVEELHEIKEFLQEPAKFQAVGAKIPKGVLLYGPPGTGKTLLARAVAGEAGVPFYSISGSDFVEMFVGVGASRVRDLFEQAKANAPAIVFVDEIDAVGRHRGAGLGGGHDEREQTLNQLLVEMDGFDVKGGVILIAATNRPDILDPALLRPGRFDRQIAVDRPDMQGRLEILKVHQKGKPVAPDVDLSAVARRTPGMTGADLANVLNEAALLTARSDQKLIDNKMLDEAIDRVVAGPQKRTRIMSDKEKKITAYHEGGHALVAAASPNSDPVHKITILSRGRALGYTMVLPDEDKYSTTRNEMLDQLAYMLGGRAAEELVFHDPTTGAANDIEKATNLARAMVTQYGMTERLGAIKFGGDNTEPFLGREMAHQRDYSEEVAALVDEEVKKLIETAHNEAWEILVENRDVLDNLVLQLLEKETLGKEEIAEIFAPIVKRPPRPAWTGSSRRTPSTRPPVLSPKELALTNGANGASAAITAKSTATESAPDPVQEDRTDS from the coding sequence ATGGACGTGAAGCGATACTTCCGTGGGCCGGTCATGTGGATCGTGCTGGCCGTCCTTGCCGTGGTCGTGTTGATGCAGGTCGTCGGCTCGTCCGGCGGCTACAAGACGGTGGACACGGGCCAGGTCGTCCAGGCGATCAATGACAACAAGGTCGAGCAGGCCAAGCTGACCACCGGCGACGAGCAGATCATCAAGGTCCAGCTCAAAGACGGTGTGAAGATCGAGGGCAGCTCGAAGATCCAGGCGAGCTACATCGGCGACCAGGGCGTGACCATCGCCAGCACGCTGCAGAACAAGTACCAGGAAAAGCAGATCCCGGACGGCTACACGGTCTCGCCGTCCAAGCAGAACCCGATCGTCGGGATCCTGCTCTCCCTGCTGCCCTTCGTCCTCATCGTCGTCGTCTTCCTGTTCCTGATGAACCAGATGCAGGGCGGCGGCTCCCGAGTGATGAACTTCGGGAAGTCGAAGGCCAAGCTCATCACCAAGGACACCCCCAAGACGACCTTCGCGGACGTCGCGGGCTCCGACGAGGCCGTCGAGGAACTGCACGAGATCAAGGAGTTCCTCCAGGAACCGGCGAAGTTCCAGGCCGTCGGCGCCAAGATCCCCAAGGGCGTCCTGCTCTACGGCCCGCCCGGCACCGGCAAGACCCTGCTCGCGCGTGCCGTCGCGGGCGAGGCCGGCGTGCCGTTCTACTCGATCTCCGGCTCCGACTTCGTCGAGATGTTCGTCGGTGTCGGTGCCTCCCGCGTCCGCGACCTCTTCGAGCAGGCCAAGGCGAACGCCCCGGCGATCGTCTTCGTCGACGAGATCGACGCGGTCGGCCGCCACCGCGGCGCCGGCCTCGGCGGCGGACACGACGAGCGCGAGCAGACCCTGAACCAGCTCCTCGTCGAGATGGACGGCTTCGACGTCAAGGGCGGCGTGATCCTCATCGCCGCGACCAACCGGCCCGACATCCTCGACCCGGCCCTCCTGCGCCCGGGCCGCTTCGACCGCCAGATCGCGGTCGACCGCCCCGACATGCAGGGCCGCCTGGAGATCCTCAAGGTCCACCAGAAGGGCAAGCCGGTCGCCCCGGACGTCGACCTCTCGGCCGTCGCCCGCCGCACCCCCGGCATGACCGGTGCCGATCTCGCCAACGTCCTGAACGAGGCCGCCCTGCTGACGGCCCGCAGCGACCAGAAGCTGATCGACAACAAGATGCTCGACGAGGCCATCGACCGCGTCGTGGCGGGCCCGCAGAAGCGGACCCGGATCATGTCCGACAAGGAGAAGAAGATCACCGCGTACCACGAGGGCGGTCACGCCCTGGTCGCGGCGGCCTCACCGAACTCCGACCCGGTCCACAAGATCACCATCCTGTCCCGCGGGCGCGCCCTCGGCTACACGATGGTGCTCCCGGACGAGGACAAGTACTCGACCACGCGCAACGAGATGCTCGACCAGCTCGCCTACATGCTGGGCGGCCGGGCGGCCGAGGAACTGGTCTTCCACGACCCGACCACCGGCGCCGCCAACGACATCGAGAAGGCCACCAACCTGGCCCGCGCGATGGTCACCCAGTACGGCATGACGGAACGCCTCGGCGCCATCAAGTTCGGCGGCGACAACACCGAGCCGTTCCTCGGCCGCGAGATGGCGCACCAGCGCGACTACTCGGAAGAGGTCGCCGCGCTGGTCGACGAAGAGGTCAAGAAGCTCATCGAGACCGCGCACAACGAGGCCTGGGAGATCCTGGTCGAGAACCGCGACGTGCTCGACAACCTCGTTCTCCAGCTGCTGGAGAAGGAGACCCTGGGCAAGGAGGAGATCGCCGAGATCTTCGCCCCGATCGTCAAGCGCCCGCCGCGGCCCGCCTGGACCGGCTCCTCGCGGCGCACGCCGTCCACCCGCCCGCCGGTGCTCTCCCCCAAGGAGCTGGCACTGACCAACGGCGCCAACGGCGCGTCGGCGGCGATCACCGCGAAGTCCACGGCCACCGAGTCCGCGCCGGACCCGGTCCAGGAGGACCGGACCGACAGCTGA
- the folE gene encoding GTP cyclohydrolase I FolE, translating into MTDPVTLDGEGTIGEFDEKRAENAVRELLIAVGEDPDREGLRETPARVARAYREIFAGLWQKPEDVLTTTFDLGHDEMVLVKDIEIYSTCEHHLVPFRGVAHVGYIPSTSGKITGLSKLARLVDVYARRPQVQERLTTQIADSLMEILEPRGVIVVIECEHMCMSMRGIRKPGAKTITSAVRGQLRDAATRNEAMSLIMAH; encoded by the coding sequence ATGACCGACCCCGTGACGCTGGACGGCGAGGGCACCATCGGCGAGTTCGACGAGAAGCGCGCCGAGAACGCCGTACGCGAACTCCTGATCGCGGTCGGCGAGGACCCGGACCGCGAGGGCCTCCGCGAGACGCCGGCGCGGGTGGCGCGGGCGTACCGGGAGATATTCGCCGGGCTGTGGCAAAAGCCGGAGGACGTGCTCACGACGACGTTCGACCTCGGTCACGACGAGATGGTGCTCGTGAAGGACATCGAGATCTACTCGACCTGTGAACATCATCTGGTCCCGTTCCGGGGCGTGGCCCACGTCGGGTACATCCCGTCCACCAGCGGGAAGATCACGGGCCTGTCCAAGCTGGCCCGGCTCGTGGACGTCTACGCCCGCCGCCCCCAGGTGCAGGAGCGGCTCACCACGCAGATCGCCGACTCCCTGATGGAGATCCTGGAGCCGCGCGGCGTGATCGTGGTCATCGAGTGTGAGCACATGTGCATGTCGATGCGTGGCATACGCAAGCCCGGAGCGAAGACCATCACCTCGGCGGTCCGCGGCCAGCTCCGGGACGCGGCGACCCGCAACGAGGCGATGAGCCTGATCATGGCGCACTGA
- a CDS encoding DUF3180 domain-containing protein has translation MRELRIRVLAAVFVVAGVLSWAGARLWSSFGTLPSVPLAAPIVLALIAVVLLATALSLRARLKAQRERRPEAKGVDPLMAARAVVFGQASALVAALVAGMYGGTGVVLLESLDIPARRDQAIYAGFSVLAGIAVIAAAIFLERVCRLPEDDEPGGPGTAPAA, from the coding sequence GTGAGAGAGCTGCGCATCAGGGTGCTGGCCGCCGTGTTCGTCGTCGCCGGAGTGCTCTCCTGGGCGGGCGCCCGCCTGTGGAGCTCGTTCGGCACCCTGCCGAGCGTCCCCCTGGCAGCGCCCATCGTCCTGGCCCTGATCGCCGTGGTCCTCCTGGCCACCGCGCTCTCCCTGCGCGCCCGGCTGAAGGCCCAGCGCGAGCGCCGTCCCGAAGCCAAGGGCGTCGACCCGCTGATGGCGGCCCGCGCGGTCGTCTTCGGCCAGGCCAGCGCCCTGGTCGCCGCCCTCGTCGCCGGCATGTACGGCGGCACGGGCGTCGTCCTCCTGGAGTCCCTCGACATCCCCGCCCGCCGCGACCAGGCCATCTACGCCGGCTTCTCGGTCCTCGCGGGCATCGCCGTGATAGCGGCGGCCATCTTCCTGGAGCGCGTCTGCAGACTCCCCGAGGACGACGAACCGGGCGGCCCGGGCACGGCACCGGCGGCCTGA